TTTTCATTATCATCGATGATGAGTGAATCCGTCATTTCCGCATCACCGAACAGGCCGGCATAGAAGTTCGTATAGGATTGTTGCGTATTGTTCCTGCTTTCGCCGGACAGGTAACTGCGGAAATTATCGGCATGATAGCCTTTGTATTCGGTTTCCACCACCAGTTTGGCGATGCCGTTCCGGGTGTCCGGCAAAGTGATATTCTCCTGTGCGAAAATGCTGCCGGTGTTTTTTACAGGGATCTGTGTAAGCCCGCTGGTGGTATCGGTGATCACCAGGGCTTGTCCATATGCGGGATTATACCGGTCCTTCAGTTTCCCGCGCTGATAGCTGACGGTGGCATCCACAAAATAGGTATGGTCATCGGTTTGAAACCTGGTGATCATATGGTTGAAACGGTTGGGGCTGGGCAGCATGCCGGCTATTTTATCCCTGACGTCCGTATTCACATAGACGATATTGGCCTCTATGCCCGCCGCGCGGAGGAGGGCGCAGAGCAGCAGGGCTTTATCCTTGCAGTCGCCGAACCGTTGTTTGCAAACTTTCTCCGGCGTATTCGGGCGCTGTGAATATTCACCCATTTCGATGCCCATATAACGGATATCGTCCTGCACGAAGCGGATCGCTTCAAGGATATACTGCTCTTTGTCCCCGGCGGCGGTTTTTTTCAGGGAAGCCACCCGCACGGTTATTTCCGGGCCGGAGAAAGGCATATCGGTGACCTGGCGGGCCCATTCCGCCACATCGGCCCAATTGGCAAATTCACTCACCTGGGTATAGGGATACCCCGTGTACCAGGAGGGAAGGTTTTTGTCGGTATTCTCCCTCACCTGTACCGTGTCCTGCAGGTTCCATTCATACAGCGTCAGCCCGTTACGGTTTTTTTTCGCCGGCTGGGGCGCATCGTTGAAACGTTTGAAGGAGAGCTTGCGGGAGGGGCTTACCAGCATCGATTTATAAAAATTCAGGATAGGCTCATATGCCGTGAAATAGAAGGTATGACTGAATTTGCCTTTATAAATGGGGTTCTCGCCAACGATCGAATAGGCATATTCGATCTGGTCGCCCTTGCGCACATCCTCCACAATATAGTAAGCGTTGTAGATGCCGCTGTAGATGAACATGGACAATTCCGTTTCCTGCTGCAGGATCTTGAACCTGGATGGATCAAGCCGGTTGATGACCTTTCCGTTGCGCCGGATGGTGATCTGGTGGAATTGCAGTTTTTCATATTGCGGATCATACTCCGCATTGATCTCTGAGCCGTTTTGTATGCCCGCTTCGGAAACGATCTGGCGGATGATGTGGCGGTACACGGTTTTCTGCTCCAGATGCCGTTGTTCTTCAAACAACAGCTGGTAGTACCCGTCGCTTATTTTTTTCAGGTCCGGTTTACGGTTCAGGTCCGGCTGATACGGCACCAGCCATTCCGGTGCCGGCGAGATGGAGAAATTCCTGCCCTGGGCCGACAGCAGCGCGGGAAATAATAACACCAGGCATAGCAGGAAGGGATAACGGCGCATGGGATAAATATTTTTGATGCTAGTATTCTACCGTCAACGCATATACGGCAAAGGTAGCCAGCCAATGTTCCCCCGCATAATCGCCACTGGCCACATGCGGCAGGGCGGCGTGCAGATGACGGTTGGCCATTTCGCGGATGGCATTGCTATTGGCGCCTGCATGCCTGGCAATGCCGTAGAGGCACCATGCCCGGCTCAGGTTAAGTCCGTCCAGATGCACCAGCTTTCCATCTGTACGGTCATTCACCGTAGCGATCCGGAAAAGTTGGCTGTCTTTTTCGAACAGGCCCGGCAGGAATGCCTTCACCCAGCGCTGATAGCCGGCTGCGGGCAATATCCGCCACATCAGGTCAGCTTCTTCGAGGCAGGGAGAGAGAAAATCGTATCCGCCGGGCTCCCATGTAGCGGGGCAATCACGGTCTTTCGCATAGAAACGCATGGCTGCATCCCGGATGGAAGATTGCAGGGAAGTGTCATTGGAGAGGGCGGCATAATCCCAGGCGAGGCGCAGGCCGAATGCCAGGTTGGTATGTTCACCCACACGGATGGGATAGGCGATCTTCTTCAGGAAATCCTGGTAGGCCTTGCTGAAAAACCAGGCCAGCGGCGCGATGTTATGCCGGAGTTCCCGGGCCAGGGGATCGTTCCAGGTCATCAGTTCGGATTGGAGCTGCAGGAGCCAGCTCCATCCGTAAATGCGTTCAAAGCCTTTATTGTCCTTCCCGCGGAAGATCTGCAGCTCCGTTCGGATGTTGTCGGCCGAGAGGTTTTCGGACAGCTTCTTCCGGATGAGCGTAGCATTCGGCAGGTCAGGGAAGGTTTTCAGCAGGCGTATCAGCATCCAGTGGCCGTGTACGCTGCTATGCCAGTCGAAGCAGCCATAGAAAGCGGGATGATATGTTTTAGGCGGCCTGATCAGGGAACTATCGGGGAATACGATACCCGTCTTGTACGGGAATTCGTGCTGCATACATTTCAGCGGCAGCTGTGCAAAGTGCATGGCGCCTTCGGTGGTCAGCCGCAATTGCCCGTTCTTTTCTTCGTATAACGGCGTTTGTGCGTAAACGTTTGCTGCCATCAGGCAGGCGGTCAGCAGGGATAGCAGTTTCATCCGTTGATATTTTATTTTTTTACGGGCCGGATGGAACCTAGCACTAACATTCCCCTGTGTGATAAAATGTATCAAGCTCGGTTTCATCGGTTCAATAACAGTTTGAAATAAAAGGAAGGTCTGGTGAGCTTCTTGCGAAGGTCTACTTCATAGAACATACAGGAGATGACATCTTTCAGCTGTTTGTTTTTGGCGCCCATTTTCATCAGCCAGTTAAATAACCGCGGATACCTGACCAGTTGCTGCAGGCGGTGACTGAGCTTCAGTTCCGGGCCCAGTACCCGGTACACGTTTTCATCGTACGCCATCATCGTTTCGGCAGAGAAATCCCCTGTTTCCAGGCACGCCGCAGCTTGTTTGGCGGCGATAGCGCCGCTGTAAATGGCATTGCCGATGCCTTCCCCGGTAAACGGGTCGATAAGGAAAGCGGCATCACCCACCAGCATGTAATGCCGGCCGGAAATACGGCGTTTCCGGGAACCGAGCGGAAGGCCGTAACCATCCAGGCTGCTGGTCATTTCCGCTTCGCTGAAGCGTTCGGCAAAAACGGGGTCCTGTTTAAGGGTATCGGTCATGAGTTTTTTCAGGTTCACTTTCCGGTCCCGTACCGCATCGCTCAGCATATCCATCCCTACATTGGCTTCGCCATTGGGCAGGGGAAAGATCCAGAGATAACCCGGCAGAAGATCTTTCAGGAAATGCAGCTCTATAAAGCTGTCCGGATGCATGCCCTTTACGCCTTTATAATAGGCGCGGATGCCCGCGGCATAGTATTTCGGTTCCATCCGGATGCCCGCCACATCGCGGGTAAAAGAAGAGTGCGCGCCATTGGCAATGATGAGGAGCTTTGCTTTTACAACAAATTCCCCTTTGGCATCGGATACGAGATAACCGTCTTCCTGCTCCTCGTATTGATCGATACTAACGCCTTCGAACAAACGAACATTCTGACAACGCTTCAATTCATCCACCATAAAGTTGTCGAAGTGGATGCGTTTGCACACGAATCCGATGGGGGCGTCTTCAGTTTTGTTGTAATCGGGTTTGTAGGGAACATTGAGGCTTTGGCGGCCGGGGGAAACGAAGTTGACGCCCCAGCTGTTCTCCTTTTCGGCGAATTGCCGGAGCCGTTCTGCGATGCCTTTGTCGATCTTCTGAAGGCCGGTGATCACTTTGCCGCTGAGCCCGTCCCCGCAGACCTTATCGCGGGGGAATACCGCTTTGTCTGCCACCACGCAGGGAATGCCAAGACGGTCCAGCTGCAGCGCAGCGGTTGCGCCTCCGGGGCCTGCGCCGATAATACATACAGGTGTGGTTATCATAATTTGCCAAGATACGTATTCTGGCGCCGCGGAGGAAATATATA
This genomic stretch from Chitinophaga sp. XS-30 harbors:
- a CDS encoding DUF3857 domain-containing protein is translated as MRRYPFLLCLVLLFPALLSAQGRNFSISPAPEWLVPYQPDLNRKPDLKKISDGYYQLLFEEQRHLEQKTVYRHIIRQIVSEAGIQNGSEINAEYDPQYEKLQFHQITIRRNGKVINRLDPSRFKILQQETELSMFIYSGIYNAYYIVEDVRKGDQIEYAYSIVGENPIYKGKFSHTFYFTAYEPILNFYKSMLVSPSRKLSFKRFNDAPQPAKKNRNGLTLYEWNLQDTVQVRENTDKNLPSWYTGYPYTQVSEFANWADVAEWARQVTDMPFSGPEITVRVASLKKTAAGDKEQYILEAIRFVQDDIRYMGIEMGEYSQRPNTPEKVCKQRFGDCKDKALLLCALLRAAGIEANIVYVNTDVRDKIAGMLPSPNRFNHMITRFQTDDHTYFVDATVSYQRGKLKDRYNPAYGQALVITDTTSGLTQIPVKNTGSIFAQENITLPDTRNGIAKLVVETEYKGYHADNFRSYLSGESRNNTQQSYTNFYAGLFGDAEMTDSLIIDDNENENIIRVKEQYDISSPWKQDSLQPDVYVFNTSAHLLTDKIISTDKSRATPLAMNFPYHVKHFINIIFPENWKLDYKPLSYKKEAYEVAFGPVLFENHVSLNYEFHVLRDHIKPEEMAEYVEDMNKITELTAFRFTWRPSLAGKTTRGTPGDMNWMAFAVAFICGGLFIRGCQLFYRRSLRRQPAAHEAWNIQRGLLVIGLLVVVYPLITIIAIFDMNTFSNRAWTLLYTANPGRNISVIQLVMLMEAVIAVFMLVVGCFAAVLFFKRRDIFPRTFSFLLIFTPVIIILDYILTDFLNGTSYLASENTVFALPVMTAAFCVPYLLSSERARHTFIIPYEEEGAD
- a CDS encoding DUF2891 domain-containing protein, with translation MKLLSLLTACLMAANVYAQTPLYEEKNGQLRLTTEGAMHFAQLPLKCMQHEFPYKTGIVFPDSSLIRPPKTYHPAFYGCFDWHSSVHGHWMLIRLLKTFPDLPNATLIRKKLSENLSADNIRTELQIFRGKDNKGFERIYGWSWLLQLQSELMTWNDPLARELRHNIAPLAWFFSKAYQDFLKKIAYPIRVGEHTNLAFGLRLAWDYAALSNDTSLQSSIRDAAMRFYAKDRDCPATWEPGGYDFLSPCLEEADLMWRILPAAGYQRWVKAFLPGLFEKDSQLFRIATVNDRTDGKLVHLDGLNLSRAWCLYGIARHAGANSNAIREMANRHLHAALPHVASGDYAGEHWLATFAVYALTVEY
- a CDS encoding NAD(P)/FAD-dependent oxidoreductase: MITTPVCIIGAGPGGATAALQLDRLGIPCVVADKAVFPRDKVCGDGLSGKVITGLQKIDKGIAERLRQFAEKENSWGVNFVSPGRQSLNVPYKPDYNKTEDAPIGFVCKRIHFDNFMVDELKRCQNVRLFEGVSIDQYEEQEDGYLVSDAKGEFVVKAKLLIIANGAHSSFTRDVAGIRMEPKYYAAGIRAYYKGVKGMHPDSFIELHFLKDLLPGYLWIFPLPNGEANVGMDMLSDAVRDRKVNLKKLMTDTLKQDPVFAERFSEAEMTSSLDGYGLPLGSRKRRISGRHYMLVGDAAFLIDPFTGEGIGNAIYSGAIAAKQAAACLETGDFSAETMMAYDENVYRVLGPELKLSHRLQQLVRYPRLFNWLMKMGAKNKQLKDVISCMFYEVDLRKKLTRPSFYFKLLLNR